In the genome of Candidatus Electrothrix rattekaaiensis, the window AGGTACTCGGCAGCGATAATGGCTTTATCACTCCGCCGCATCAAGACACCTTTGGTGGTGGTCGATCCCACATCCAGACCCAGGATAGTCCTGTCGCCCTCTTGGGCTATGCCTCGTTCCTGGTGTTTATAATCAACCAGATGCTGGCATTCGGAGAGGGGTGGGAGGGTAGCTAGGCCAGCCTGCTGGTCAGTAAAGATTGCATTCAGGGAGGTGAAGGGTTGGGTTTCGTTCTCCATCGCCCAGAGAGCTGCACCTAGGGCCTCAAAGGCTGAGGCTTCCTCTGGGATGTAGAGATCCGGCAGGGCTTCCCGGAGATAATGGACCATGGCCTGATTGCCCACACAGCCGCCCACCAGCATGACCGCATCCTTAGGCAGCTTTTTCAGCAGCTCCATGACCTTGCCCGACATCATCCGCGACAGACCGGCAACCACCTGATCCTTGGGAATGCCTTTGTTCAGGGCATGGGTGCAGTCGCTCTTGCAGAAGACCGAACAGCGCCCGGAGACCTTATAGGGTTTTTCCGGCAGATCCATCTGCCCAGACTCGTTCAAGGTAATGGACATTCGCCCCAGCTGCTGGAGAAAAAACTCACCGGTTCCAGAGGCGCATTTATTGCCGGTATGGATTGCGTTCACCCTGCCGTCATCGTCCAGATGATAGACCATAGTGGTTTCGCCGCCGACACTGATCACCACCCGGTAGGGATGGTCCGGCGGCAGGAGAAAACCGGTGGCCAGCTCCACAGCTTCAGGCTCGGCAATGCCGGAAAAGTTCAGCATGTTTCTGAATTTTCGTCCGGTGGCCGAGATCCTGTATTCCTGAAGACCGTCAATCTGCTCCAGCATTTCCCGGAGCACCTTTCTTGGGTTGCCGTCATGGGCTCGGGATTGGGCGAAAAGAAGCTTTTTTTCTGAGGTGTTTTGTTCAAGTCCTGCTAATGAGATGCTGGAGGCACCCGCGCATATACCTAGAGATTTCATAGTTTTTTTGTAAGTTTTCTTTATATGGTTGACGACCATCAATCATTCCATACAGATAATGCCTGGCGATAGACCTGTGATCGTGAAATATCCAAGTCCCTGGAAATGAGCCGAACTGCATCCTTGAGTGAGGTTTGCCCTTTATCTCGGTACCAGAGGATCAACTCGTTGATATTTTCCGGACGTTCCTCATGGGATTCCGGCTGACCGTTGATGATCAGAACCAGTTCACCCCGTACCCTACCGCTGGTGAGTTCAAGAAGTTTGGAAAGATGGCCAGAAAGATGCTCTTCGTGGAGCTTTGTCAACTCTCGAAACAGCTGAGCCTCACGATCCCCGAGAACACGGAGACAGTCCTTTAGGGTTGCGTTAATGCGGTGAGGGGCCTCGTAAAAGACCAAGGGGCAGTTAAAGGCTTTAAGCGCATGGAGCTGCTTTGTTCGATCTCCTGTTTTAGGTGCCAGAAATCCGCCGAAATAAAAGCCAGAACCTTGGATTCCAGAAACAGAGAGGGCTGTTGCTAGGGCTGAGGGGCCGGGAATGGGGGTAACAGAAACGCCTTTCTGCCGTGCCCCCTGGACCAGAAAAGCACCCGGATCGGAGATCCCCGGAGTTCCGGCATCGGAAACCAACGCAATATCAATGCCCTGGCAGAGTTTGTCAAGCAGGTAGGCTGTTTTTTGTTGCTCATTTTCCTTGTGATAGCTCATGAGATCAGCCTTGATGCCTAGGTGCGCCAGCATTTTACCGGTATGGCGGGTATCCTCGCAGGCAATGAGATGCACAGACGAAAGAATATCCTGCATACGTTGACTGATGTCGGCAAGATTGCCAATGGGCGTCGCCACAATGTATAGCGAGCCTCGCTCCTGTACGTGTTGTACGGTTTTCATAATAAATAGCGGACGGGAAGCAAAACAAGGTTAAGTTCTCTCAGAATCGTAGATTCATTTGTACCTTATTCGGCCCATTCTTTCAGCCTCTTTCCTCCGGCGATGAGAAAAAAGTTCATTTTGGCGGGCGGAAATGGTAACCTACAGGTGTTACGCTTCCATGACCATATTATGGGTATATGGCATTACACTGCAATTAACCATTTTCGCAGAATGAAATGAAGGGAAAGAATATACTGATAGTGGGTATAGGTTTAGGTATAGGTTTAGGTCTGGGGTTAGGGGTTTGTCTTACCGGTTGCGGATCTGAGCGTCCTTTTTCAGCCGAATACACCTCTCCGAATCAGGTCGTGATTATCTATCAGGGGAAAAAATATACGCTGAATCGCTACGGCATTTCCCCTTCGGTTCCCTTTAGCTATCGTTTTGAAGATGACGGGGATCTTGACCTGACTGTCAATGGCAGATTGTATGAGGTGGATAGTCCCTATGATAAGGATAAGGATAAGGACAAAAAAAAGGTCAAAAAGAAAACGCAACCGGTAAAAAAGAAACCAGTCACCAACGCAAAATGATAAGCCTGAACAATAACCAGTGGCGATGAAAAAAAGATTGAAGCAGTTGTATTTTTTTCTCCAACGGGAGAATCTGCTGCATCTCTTTGCAGTCATTTTTGCGATTACTTTGGTGAGCAGTGCTTTGATAGCCTGGTTTGAACCGGAGGTCTCCTTTTCTAGTGGGATATGGTGGAGCATTGTCACTCTGACCACAGTGGGATACGGTGATATTTCGCCAGCAACACCGGCGGGACGAGTGCTGGCTGTCCTTGTGATGTTTTTCGGTATTGGTCTGCTCGGTATGCTCAGTGCGGGTCTTGCCACGATGTTAATTAGCAGGAAGATGAGAGAGAACAGGGGAATGAGCCCTTCTACAGTTGAAAATCATATTATTATTTGCGAGTGGAACCATCGGGCAAAGGCTATTCTGAAGGAGTTGCGGGCTGATCCCCAGACCGAGCAGGCCCCGATGGTTCTTGTTGCTGATATTGAAGAAATACCGGTTGACGACCCGGACCTGTTCTTTATTCGAGGGGTGGTCTGTGAGGAAACCCTGGAAAAGGCCAATCTGGAAAAAGCACAGACGATTATCGTACTGGGCGATGATACGGCAGAGGCCACGGCCCGAGATGCCAAGGTCGTGCTCACCACCTTGACCATTGAAAGCATGAATCCTGATGTTTACAGTGTGGTTGAGTTGGTTGATAAAAAGAATGAGCAGCATTGCCTTCGCGCCAATGCGGATGAAATTATTATCGGCAGCGAATTGAGCAGTCATCTGATAGCCAGTGCAGCCTCGGATCATGGTATCAGCAGGGTTGTCACGGAATTATTGAGCAGTCGCTATGGCAATGAGCTCTACTCCATGCCGGTCCCCGCAGAGATGGCTGGTAAGAAATATTTGGATATTTTTATTGCGATGAAGACGGAACATAATGTCACTGTGTTCGGTATTCAGAAGGGAAGGGCCGGAGTCTTTCTTCCAAATCCTGACGCTGACTACCCTGTGATAGCAGAGGATCTTCTGCTGGTCATTTCCAAAGACAGAGTTAAAAAATAATCTGAAAACTCTTTTGCTGTCCCGGCTTTTTTTGTTCGCGCCGGGATGGAGAATAAAAAAAGCTGGAGAACCTGTGTTGCGCTGGATGGAGTGATTATGAGAGAGCTTCTGCTGCTTGACCTTGCCGGGTTTCGTTGCGGTGTCTGGAAGGAGGATATTCTTTCTCATGAAGAACAGATCATCCACTGGCTGACAGACAATAACGGAGCCGTGACCGCTATCGCCATGATGGGTGCGCATCCGGTGAGCTTGGCAGATCTTTCGTATTGTATCGGACTGGCTTCTGCATCACGTAGAGCCGGAGGATATCCGGTGCTCGTTCCTGCTGATCATGATCTCTCTGTCAGCTTTGTTGTGGAGCAGGAAGTGGGCGAGGTTCAGGTGCCCTCTTCTGCTGTGTTCTCTCTGCCCGCCTATCTGCAAACTCCCTTCATAGACAGTTGTGTCCAGCTTGACGGAAAATTTGACGGACAGCTTGTCCCGCTGATCAATATCCAGGCTGTCCATTGCCGGATATCGGCGGGTGAATATACACCGCCGACACCGCAATTCTGCCTCCCTGTCCTTAAAGAGGACAAAGAAAAAGAGGACAAAGAAAAAAGAACGCCCTCACTCGGCCCTCTCAGAGTTTTTACCTGCAAGAAGAAATCCTTTGCTGCTTCAGCTGATTATTTTTCTTCAGAGCTGGCTCAGTCCCCTGGTTGTCTAACGTGCCTTCCGCTGATGCCGGAATTTGTGCGAGGCATCACCCTGCACAATAATCAGGTACTCACGGTCCTTGATATCCGTAGATACTTACAGCTCTCATCAGACGTAGAAGGAGATGAGGAAAAATGGCTCATCGGTGCAGTCGAAGGGCAGGGCTTTGCCTTTGTTGTTGATGCTGACCAAGGATTGCTGCCTGCGAATTCTGCTTCTCTTGCGGCATTGCCCTTATTGGTTCGATCTGACTGGCAGCAGAGCGTGGTGCTCCATGCTCGAAAGATTATCCCTGTACTTGATTTTAGAGAACTGCTCGCCAAGCCACTGGATAAATGCTCGCAAGCATTACCTCAGGATTTGCACTCAGATGGACGTTTTGAGGCCGTGTTTGGTAAGCAACAGGTTAAGATCGTAGAATTCTCCATCCTTAAAATGAGCCATGCGTTGCCTGATCTTGAAGTGCTGGATATTATTCCGTTCAGCCACTGTCAGCGTTTGGCTGGGACCAAAGGGCTTGTTGCCGGTGTCACCCTGTACAGAAAAGAATTATTGCCGGTTTTGGATCTGGCACGATGTTTCGGTCGGGAATCCAGCCCAGGCCCGGCCTGGAAGCTGTTGCTGGTTTGTAATGGCGACTTTCGTGTCTTGGTCTTGGTTGAAGACGTACTCGGCAAGCGCTTACTCAATGTCAGCGAACAGCGCGCACTCCCCTTTACAGCTCCGCATTCTTCCGTGTATGGCTGTTACCCGGTAGATGGTCGAGTGGGCCTGATTTTTAATATCCCGGCCTTGGCCGTGTATTTTGATGAGGAACAGATAAGTAAGTTATTCTTTTTTGCGGATGACCTGCTGCCGCCTCCGGTAAACGATGCCGAGAAGGATCTTGAGGAACAGGAAGACGAGCAGAAAAACGAAGTATTTCCCGAGTCATTCTTTTCCGCATCCGGCAGGGAAAATTCCGCTGCTGACCAGAACTCGGGGAAGAATGTTTCGGTTCTGCTCACAGAAGAACAGGACTCGCTGGTGCAGTCTGTTGTGGCCGCAATGCTCAGTCGGAAAGAAGACGATGAAGACGATGCACTGTATGCGGGGGAAGAAGAGCGTCAGCATGATCAGGACTCGGGAGAGAGCATTTCGGTTCTGCTCACAGAAGAGCGGGACTCGCTGGTGCAGTCTGTTGTGGCGGCAATGCTCAGTCAGAAAAAAGAGCGACCTAAGAGTGAGAGAGAGGCTACTGGCGGAGCTGCGGAGGCGGCTTCCGAAATGGCTTCTCATTTATCGGAACCTGCTCCTGATTCGGAAGAATTCCGCAAACCGAGTTCTGTTTCGGTCGAGATCCTTTCCAAAGAGGGCGAGCATCCCTCAGAGGCTGAAGGCGATGCTCTTTTTTCTTATGAAGAGAACACATACGAGAATGGAACGTCACGAGCGGCTGATGCACCTCCGCAGGCATCGCCTGTCCTGTTGACAGAAGAGCAGGATAATTTGATTACGTCCACCTTGGCATCAATGTTATTGAGAGAGCAGAAGGGTGAGGGTGAAGGTGAGGAAACGAGCGTCCCTGAAATTAACGAAGAGTTGGGAGAGGAACAGGAGGTTGATGTATTTTCTGAGAAATCGCAAAGTCTTGCTGAATCGCTTACTGAGTCGCAAGAGGTTGCGAGATTTTTATCGGTATCTGATGAGCCGCTTCTCGAAGACAGTGAACAACTGGCAGCAGCTCAACCGGATAAAGAAGAAGAAAATAATTTTGTTGAGAGCAAGGGTGAATATGGGGATGCATCTCCTCACAATTTTGTTGATACTGACATTGAAGAGCTGAGTCAAACTGGTCATACTGAAGGGAAGAAGGAGCAGGAGCACGTTGATATCTCGGGTGATAGCTTTTCTGATACTCCAGAGCGAACAGCGGAACAGGAAAAGGCCTGTTTATCTTCTCTGGATGAGGCTGTACCTGTTGTGCCGTCGGAAGAGTCCTTGGTGGCGTTCCAGGATTCCCTGCAGGAGGATGGAGAAGGACGTGCTGAGGAGTTAGTAGAGAAAGACGTATCGACTCCCGCGAAAGAGCGTGAGGGGGACGCTGTTGTTGATGAGCTGGCGTGTGCAACAGGGGAGGAAGTGCCGTTAGTGCCGACCACCTTGTCGACCACCTGGGATGTTTTTGAAGATGCAGATTCCTTTCCTGAACTCAAAGATTTTGTTCGCCAAATTTCTGGAACGCAACAGGATGATTCTCCTCTTACTATGCCGCCTGCTGATTTTGTGAAGCAGGTTAGGTTTCCCACTCTTTCTTCACCAGATCCTAGGAAAATTAAGGAGCAACTCGATAAGGCACGGCAAAAAGAAAGGGATATTCTTTTTTGGAAAGCAGAACATGAGCAGGAAGAACCGCCTGATATTCAACCGTGGGGGGATGAGAAGCGTAACCGTTCAACGTTGTGGATACTTTTTTTTCTATTGGGCCTCGTTTCTGTTTTTTTTCTCTGGCTTTTTGTTTTTCGAGATCAGGAAATATATCGTGGAAAAGAAATAAAACCAAATTCCGCTCCTTCAGAGATCAATAAGGGAGTGCCTCCTTTGATTCAGGACATAGTACCTGAGAGAAAAGAGGGTGAGCGAGCAAAGAGTCTTCAAAAAAGTAAACCTGAATCGCCCGTTGTGCATTCACCGACTTTGTCGGAGTCGAAATTGGCCGTGGAAGATCAATCTGCCCAAGCGACTTCTGAACAAATATCAACAGGTAGTCCGGTTGAGGGATTCCCTGAAAAGATAAAGCATGGTTCAGAGATTTTTTCAGAAAATGATGGGAAGCAGCAAAGAACGACGGATCCTAAGGAGCTGGGACAGGAACAGGGTGAAGAAGACCTCGTCGAGAGTGTTCATGAGGATAATGAGAAGCCAGAGGCTCGGACCTCAGGTCACGTGTCTGATACTTCAGATGATGGTGTAGCTGATGATGTTACACCAAAGAGTGCTGTGGCTGTGAAGAAAGGGTTTGTTGAGGGCGCAATCGGCACTTCCTCTGATGATGGTGAAAAGGGGAGTAACGTTCCAGAGAGAGTTCCAGAGGGAGTTACAGCGGCATCACAGAAGAGGGGAAAAGTTGCCGAGGATTTTGCCCAAGCCAAGGTTGACGAAAAAAGAGTAGAGCAGCAATTGCCTGCCTCGGTTGCGCATTCTTCTCAGAATATTTCAGCAAATATCGTCGGGGATGGTCAAGAGGTTCAAGAGACTCAAGAGACTGCGGTCAAAAGTCTACCCGAAGTAGGAGTTGTCGGCTTGGCTGGCGATCAGAGCAAAGAGAGAGTGGAAGACAGGGCAACTGTGTCGAAGGGTGAAAAAGATCTTTTCGGGAATGTTTCTGAGGATGATGAGAAGCCAGAAGCTCTGTCCTCAGATCACGTGTCTGATACTTCAGATGATGGTGTAGCTGATGATGTTACACCAAAGAGTGCTGTGGCTGTGAAGAAAGGGTTTGTTGAGGGCGCAATCGGCACTTCCTCTGATGATGGCGAAGAGGAGAGTCAGGGTGATAGCGTTCCAGAGAGAGTTTCAGAGGGAGTTCCAGCGGCATCAGGGAAGAGGGGAAAAGTTGCCGAGGAGGTTGCCCAAGCCAAGGTTGACGAAAAAAGAGTAGAGCAGCAATTGCCTGCCTCGGTTGCACATTCTTCTCAGGATATTTCAGCAAATATCGTCGGGGATGGTCAAGAGGTTCAAGAGACTCAAGAGACTGCGGTCAAAAGTCTACCCGAAGTAGGAGTTGTCGGCTTGGCTGGAGATCAGAGCAAAGAGAGAACGACCCTAGCTGATCAGCAAAAAACACTATTGATGTCCCCCATAAACGGCACGTCTACTCATCATACCGTGAGCAAGGGGGATACGCTCTGGGAAATTTCTGAGCAATATACCGGTAGCGGTTTTAATTACCCTGATGTTGCAAAGAAAAATAAAATTACCAACCCAGACCTTATTTATCCCAACCAACAGGTGACATTGCCTGCTAAGAAATAATTTTTCCCGTCCATACTATACCATAGTACAGTACACCCCCTCTTTTTGCTTTTTTTTGTTTCAATTTTTATCAGCAGTTCATCTTGCCCCTTTGCTTCTCAGCAAACATGAAGTGATCGTTGGGCGGTAAAGGTGTTTTTTTGTTTGAAACTAAGAATTGTTATTGGAATTGTTTAATTTTGTGATATGCTTATCTTAGTGCCCGGAATTTGTGATTTACTTTCAGATGTTACGCATCAGTAATGCGCAGTTTTGCCGAGATGCGGATTGCATGTTTTTCGATATCTGCTAGTTTCAGTTGCTTGAGCAAATAAGAGTGAATGACTATGAAAAGGGCGATAACGGTAGGGCTTATAGTAAATATTACATGGTGTTAAATTATGCGTCAGTTTTTAGTAGATGAGCTTTCTTTTCTTGAACACGATAATCTGGATAATTATTTGAAACGAAACTTAAAGCCGGGGCCGGTGGAGGGTGTTTTTTGGCTTGAACTTCCTCAGAAGTTACTCGCTTTAACACAGCTGAATCATCCTGATTGCGGCCCTTTTTATTTCTCCGTTATTTTGGAGAAAACAGAGATCCGTATTGAGTTTCTCGTGCGTAGCTCCCGCAATATTCGTTGCTCCTGTATTGACTGGGCTACCCCGGAGCAGCGAAAGTTTGTCCTTGATTTTATAGATACTATGATCAAGGAAGAGTATATCATGGTTTGAGCCGATTATGGTGTATACACCTGTCATGCATGGACAAGCGCGTACGAGCATGAACATCACACCGGTCGCAACACCAGATGCTCCATAATATACTGACGACGATCAGGCGTGTTTTTCCCCATGTAAAAACTGAGTACCTGACCGACTTCAGACAGGCTGTCCAGCTGTACCGGCAAAATTCGCATATCCGATCCGATGAACTGCTTGAACTCCGGTGGTGAAATTTCCCCGAGTCCTTTAAAACGGGTAACCTCCACTGAGGCAGCATTACCCCGGCCCTTTAGAATATTGATCGCCTCTTCCTTTTCCTGAGTAGAATAGCAATAGATGGTCTGCTTCTTGTTTCTCGCTCGAAAAATAGGGGTCTCTAGGATGTAGACATGACCGAGTTTGATCAGCGGTTCAAAATAATGGAGAAAAAAGGTGAGGAGAAGATTGCGGATATGCAGCCCGTCCACATCAGCATCGGTTGCGAGGATAATCTTGTCAAAACGCAGGTCGGCAATGGAATCCTCGACATTCAAACCCCGCATAAGAGAGTACATTTCGTCGTTTTTATACAGAATGTCAAGGCGCTGGCCAAAGACGTTCATGGGCTTTCCTTTGAGGGAAAACACGGCCTGGGTCATGGGGTCGCGGGAAGAAACAATGGAGCCAGCAGCGGATTGACCCTCAGTGATAAAGATCATATTTTCCCGACCTTTTTTTGACGGATTGTGTCGGGAAGGATGATGTTTGCAGTCCTTGAGCTGCGGAATCTTGAAAGCGATTTTTTTGGCTTTGGCCTTGGCCTCCTTGCGCACGGATTGTAATTCTTTGCGAATGCGCTCATTCCGTTGGATCTTATCCAGGAAGATCTCCGTGTTTTCCGGGAATTTGTACAGATAGGTGGCTACAGCATCTCGGACAGCATTGACGATCCAGCTTTTTACATCGGTATTTCCTAACTTATTCTTTGTTTGCGATTCGAAAACGGGTTCCTGCACCTTAACGGCAAGGGTGCCGACAATGCCATCCCGCACATCTTTTCCCGTGTATTTTTTGTCCGAGAATTCGTTAACTCCTTTCAGTATTCCCTCGCGAAAGGCGGAAAGATGGGTTCCGCCTTCGGAAGTATAGGTACCATTGACAAAGGAATAATAGGTCTCGCTATAATCGTCTGTATGGGTGAAGGCGAACTCTAAAGCGGTTTCAGAAAACTGGATAGGAGGATAGATCCCCCTGTCGCCAAGTTCTTTGTGCAGCAGGTCAAGGAGCCCCTTTGCTGAATAGTATTTTTTCTTTGCAGGCTTGGCATTCCCTGCTTTTTCCTCTTCTGTTGCCTCCTGCAAGCTCGGCGCATCAAGATACAAGATCAGGCCCGCGTTAAGATAGGCGTAACGCCATAAGCGTTGATCAACATAGTGCATGTCAAAAGAATAGCGGGGAAAAGAAGCTGTGTCTGGCAGGAATTCGATCAGCGTGCCATCTTTCTCCTCTGTCTCTCCTTCCTCCTCATGAACAAGGGTGCCGTGTTCAAAGAGGGCCTTTTTAAAGCACCCCTTGCGAAAGGCGCAGACCGTAAACTGCTCGGAAAGCGCGTTGACCGCCTTGGTTCCCACTCCGTTCAGTCCCACGGAAAATTGAAAGACATCCGTGTTGTACTTGGCCCCGGTGTTGATAACAGACACACATTCCACAACCTTACCCAGCGGGATGCCGCGCCCGTAATCCCGCACCTGACAGCGACCGTTTTCATCAATGGAGATATCAACCTGTTTGCCGTACCCCATGATGTATTCATCCACGGCATTGTCGATCACTTCTTTGAGCAGGATATAGATGCCGTCATCAGGGTCAGATCCGTTGCCGAGCCGGCCGATGTACATGCCGGGACGTTTGCGGATATGTTCCAGGGAACTGAGGGTCTTGATTTTCGATTCGTCGTATTGATGTTCTGACACGTTATTTTGAGTAGTTTTTGTGTTGAAATTCATATTGTTGCTCGTTATTTCATCAGTCTGAAAGGACAATTATCTCATGATAACGACCCTTGGAAGCAGAATTTTTGCGGCGAATTTGACGGGCGGCGAAAAAAAATGGTATGAGGTGAAATATCGACGGGTAATTCATCTTCTGTTCATGTTGTATTGGTATAAAGATCTGTTGTTTATCTTCTGTTCATCTTGGTTCTTCTATAATAGAAGAGAA includes:
- the rsmI gene encoding 16S rRNA (cytidine(1402)-2'-O)-methyltransferase, translating into MKTVQHVQERGSLYIVATPIGNLADISQRMQDILSSVHLIACEDTRHTGKMLAHLGIKADLMSYHKENEQQKTAYLLDKLCQGIDIALVSDAGTPGISDPGAFLVQGARQKGVSVTPIPGPSALATALSVSGIQGSGFYFGGFLAPKTGDRTKQLHALKAFNCPLVFYEAPHRINATLKDCLRVLGDREAQLFRELTKLHEEHLSGHLSKLLELTSGRVRGELVLIINGQPESHEERPENINELILWYRDKGQTSLKDAVRLISRDLDISRSQVYRQALSVWND
- a CDS encoding ion channel, with the protein product MKKRLKQLYFFLQRENLLHLFAVIFAITLVSSALIAWFEPEVSFSSGIWWSIVTLTTVGYGDISPATPAGRVLAVLVMFFGIGLLGMLSAGLATMLISRKMRENRGMSPSTVENHIIICEWNHRAKAILKELRADPQTEQAPMVLVADIEEIPVDDPDLFFIRGVVCEETLEKANLEKAQTIIVLGDDTAEATARDAKVVLTTLTIESMNPDVYSVVELVDKKNEQHCLRANADEIIIGSELSSHLIASAASDHGISRVVTELLSSRYGNELYSMPVPAEMAGKKYLDIFIAMKTEHNVTVFGIQKGRAGVFLPNPDADYPVIAEDLLLVISKDRVKK
- a CDS encoding chemotaxis protein CheW — its product is MRELLLLDLAGFRCGVWKEDILSHEEQIIHWLTDNNGAVTAIAMMGAHPVSLADLSYCIGLASASRRAGGYPVLVPADHDLSVSFVVEQEVGEVQVPSSAVFSLPAYLQTPFIDSCVQLDGKFDGQLVPLINIQAVHCRISAGEYTPPTPQFCLPVLKEDKEKEDKEKRTPSLGPLRVFTCKKKSFAASADYFSSELAQSPGCLTCLPLMPEFVRGITLHNNQVLTVLDIRRYLQLSSDVEGDEEKWLIGAVEGQGFAFVVDADQGLLPANSASLAALPLLVRSDWQQSVVLHARKIIPVLDFRELLAKPLDKCSQALPQDLHSDGRFEAVFGKQQVKIVEFSILKMSHALPDLEVLDIIPFSHCQRLAGTKGLVAGVTLYRKELLPVLDLARCFGRESSPGPAWKLLLVCNGDFRVLVLVEDVLGKRLLNVSEQRALPFTAPHSSVYGCYPVDGRVGLIFNIPALAVYFDEEQISKLFFFADDLLPPPVNDAEKDLEEQEDEQKNEVFPESFFSASGRENSAADQNSGKNVSVLLTEEQDSLVQSVVAAMLSRKEDDEDDALYAGEEERQHDQDSGESISVLLTEERDSLVQSVVAAMLSQKKERPKSEREATGGAAEAASEMASHLSEPAPDSEEFRKPSSVSVEILSKEGEHPSEAEGDALFSYEENTYENGTSRAADAPPQASPVLLTEEQDNLITSTLASMLLREQKGEGEGEETSVPEINEELGEEQEVDVFSEKSQSLAESLTESQEVARFLSVSDEPLLEDSEQLAAAQPDKEEENNFVESKGEYGDASPHNFVDTDIEELSQTGHTEGKKEQEHVDISGDSFSDTPERTAEQEKACLSSLDEAVPVVPSEESLVAFQDSLQEDGEGRAEELVEKDVSTPAKEREGDAVVDELACATGEEVPLVPTTLSTTWDVFEDADSFPELKDFVRQISGTQQDDSPLTMPPADFVKQVRFPTLSSPDPRKIKEQLDKARQKERDILFWKAEHEQEEPPDIQPWGDEKRNRSTLWILFFLLGLVSVFFLWLFVFRDQEIYRGKEIKPNSAPSEINKGVPPLIQDIVPERKEGERAKSLQKSKPESPVVHSPTLSESKLAVEDQSAQATSEQISTGSPVEGFPEKIKHGSEIFSENDGKQQRTTDPKELGQEQGEEDLVESVHEDNEKPEARTSGHVSDTSDDGVADDVTPKSAVAVKKGFVEGAIGTSSDDGEKGSNVPERVPEGVTAASQKRGKVAEDFAQAKVDEKRVEQQLPASVAHSSQNISANIVGDGQEVQETQETAVKSLPEVGVVGLAGDQSKERVEDRATVSKGEKDLFGNVSEDDEKPEALSSDHVSDTSDDGVADDVTPKSAVAVKKGFVEGAIGTSSDDGEEESQGDSVPERVSEGVPAASGKRGKVAEEVAQAKVDEKRVEQQLPASVAHSSQDISANIVGDGQEVQETQETAVKSLPEVGVVGLAGDQSKERTTLADQQKTLLMSPINGTSTHHTVSKGDTLWEISEQYTGSGFNYPDVAKKNKITNPDLIYPNQQVTLPAKK
- a CDS encoding toprim domain-containing protein encodes the protein MNFNTKTTQNNVSEHQYDESKIKTLSSLEHIRKRPGMYIGRLGNGSDPDDGIYILLKEVIDNAVDEYIMGYGKQVDISIDENGRCQVRDYGRGIPLGKVVECVSVINTGAKYNTDVFQFSVGLNGVGTKAVNALSEQFTVCAFRKGCFKKALFEHGTLVHEEEGETEEKDGTLIEFLPDTASFPRYSFDMHYVDQRLWRYAYLNAGLILYLDAPSLQEATEEEKAGNAKPAKKKYYSAKGLLDLLHKELGDRGIYPPIQFSETALEFAFTHTDDYSETYYSFVNGTYTSEGGTHLSAFREGILKGVNEFSDKKYTGKDVRDGIVGTLAVKVQEPVFESQTKNKLGNTDVKSWIVNAVRDAVATYLYKFPENTEIFLDKIQRNERIRKELQSVRKEAKAKAKKIAFKIPQLKDCKHHPSRHNPSKKGRENMIFITEGQSAAGSIVSSRDPMTQAVFSLKGKPMNVFGQRLDILYKNDEMYSLMRGLNVEDSIADLRFDKIILATDADVDGLHIRNLLLTFFLHYFEPLIKLGHVYILETPIFRARNKKQTIYCYSTQEKEEAINILKGRGNAASVEVTRFKGLGEISPPEFKQFIGSDMRILPVQLDSLSEVGQVLSFYMGKNTPDRRQYIMEHLVLRPV